Proteins from one Fragaria vesca subsp. vesca linkage group LG6, FraVesHawaii_1.0, whole genome shotgun sequence genomic window:
- the LOC101310924 gene encoding putative F-box/FBD/LRR-repeat protein At4g03220-like has product MRSSPVLRNSNFSRPLNVATGNIICNCCTSDRRREEEEEDKHRDRISDLPDDILHLILSFLPLKSVAQTSVLARRWSHIWSSYPIIDFYEIFTGDEVHHQIKAMIIETVLAGCREKFDIKVSRVESAPNSRNLGKQECLGLPRVEKLELDLSVREKRDDLAQCKLKCHSLRSLEYKHSGCGSSWLGFPSSYIVGSFFRTLHSLSLNHIYFLDSALGLELFSGSSFSSLEKLKIEKCGGISDLKISCPNLKDLEVWFPLMDFDSLDISGMKLEDLTVVMCNDGNWFNIFAPNLQSFYWDSGALTGKCSIQSFPTLKDLYIGWSHDVGKSTTIYNNGIALLSSSSQVEYLDIFYDFLQTLSEIYFEFGGLPFSFMKLKNLLIDIELGKQQFPGVACLLKSSPVVHELTIYFDVDEGKHEYWNNSLLDDANCSEEQYWETQAQYMSPFLSHLEAVDIDVGERETIPECAEIRQQEVLSSMVARGFVLHDFHGRLISAATKHVGRASVPIAEAFALWVAW; this is encoded by the exons ATGAGATCCAGCCCCGTCCTCCGTAACTCAAATTTCAGTCGTCCTTTAAACGTTGCCACCGGAAACATAATTTGTAACTGTTGCACATCAGATCGGCGGAGGGAGGAGGAAGAAGAAGACAAGCACCGTGACAGAATCAGTGATCTTCCGGATGATATATTGCATCTCATACTCTCATTCTTGCCTTTGAAATCGGTTGCGCAGACCAGTGTCTTGGCTCGAAGATGGAGTCATATATGGTCTTCCTATCCCATCATTGACTTCTACGAAATTTTCACTGGTGATGAAGTCCATCACCAGATAAAAGCAATGATCATCGAAACAGTATTGGCCGGCTGCAGGGAAAAGTTTGATATAAAGGTTTCTCGAGTTGAGAGCGCTCCCAACTCGAGAAACCTAGGCAAACAAGAATGTCTAGGGTTGCCTAGGGTTGAAAAACTTGAACTCGACCTCTCCGTTCGTGAAAAAAGAGATGATTTGGCTCAATGTAAACTGAAATGCCACTCCTTAAGGAGTCTCGAATATAAACACAGTGGATGTGGGAGTTCATGGCTAGGGTTTCCCTCTTCTTACATTGTTGGGTCTTTTTTCCGTACACTTCACAGTTTATCTCTAAATCATATATATTTCCTGGATAGTGCTTTGGGTTTGGAGTTATTTTCTGGTTCTTCATTTTCTTCCCTTGAAAAATTGAAAATAGAGAAGTGTGGAGGAATTAGTGATCTCAAAATTAGCTGCCCGAACCTGAAAGATTTAGAAGTTTGGTTTCCGCTGATGGATTTTGATAGCCTGGACATCTCCGGAATGAAACTAGAGGACTTGACAGTAGTCATGTGTAATGATGGAAATTGGTTTAACATTTTTGCCCCGAATCTACAATCCTTTTATTGGGATTCTGGTGCCCTCACTGGAAAGTGTTCGATTCAGAGCTTTCCTACACTCAAAGACTTGTATATTGGTTGGTCGCATGACGTTGGAAAATCTACGACCATTTATAATAACGGTATTGCCCTTCTTTCCAGTTCATCCCAAGTTGAATATCTAGACATATTCTACGACTTTCTCCAG ACTCTATCAGAAATTTATTTTGAATTCGGTGGTCTGCCGTTCTCATTTATGAAACTTAAGAACTTATTAATCGATATCGAGTTGGGAAAGCAACAGTTCCCAGGTGTAGCATGTCTGTTGAAGAGCTCTCCTGTAGTCCATGAGCTCACGATTTATTTTGATGTTGATGAAGGAAAACAT GAGTACTGGAACAACTCTTTGTTGGATGATGCCAATTGCAGTGAAGAGCAATACTGGGAAACTCAGGCTCAATACATGAGCCCCTTTCTTAGTCACCTAGAGGCTGTCGACATTGACGTTGGAGAGCGAGAGACGATCCCTGAGTGTGCA
- the LOC101297564 gene encoding uncharacterized protein LOC101297564, whose protein sequence is MKHYQANLHDHEVPSGKYQALILKTPRKIVLLVFALLLLTIIPFYYRSSSIFLTKTIPNPPSSLPFSPLKDEEAHEELPTITNNLECDIFTGEWIPNPEAPYYTNTTCWAIHEHQNCQKYGRPDSEFMKWKWKPDGCELPVFNPAQFLELLRGKSLAFVGDSVGRNQMQSLICLLSRVEYPIDVSYTKDEKYKRWKYTSYNFTMASYWTPHLIKSKEEDIHGPTNTGIFGLYLDEFDEAWTTQVEDFDYLIVSAGHWFMRSMVFHENNKIAGCHYCLLDNVTDVGMYYGYRKAFRTAFKAINSMKNFKGITYLRTFAPSHFEGGMWNKGGDCVRTKPFKSNETQLEGVSLEFYMIQLEEFRAAEKEGRKKGLKYRLLDTTQAMLLRPDGHPSRYGHLPEENVTLYNDCVHWCLPGPIDTWSDFLLEMLKTEGIRSAEEKRHSRDRRLH, encoded by the exons ATGAAGCACTACCAAGCCAATCTTCATGATCATGAGGTTCCCTCTGGGAAATACCAGGCACTTATACTAAAGACACCCAGAAAAATCGTTCTTCTAGTCTTTGCCCTACTTCTTCTTACAATAATCCCATTCTACTATCGTAGCAGTTCTATTTTCCTTACCAAAACCATTCCAAACCCACCATCATCACTACCCTTTTCTCCACTAAAGGATGAAGAAGCTCACGAGGAGTTGCCAACGATAACCAATAATCTCGAGTGTGACATATTCACCGGAGAATGGATTCCAAATCCAGAGGCTCCATATTACACAAACACGACGTGCTGGGCGATTCACGAGCATCAGAACTGCCAGAAATATGGAAGACCTGACTCAGAGTTCATGAAATGGAAGTGGAAGCCCGACGGGTGTGAACTGCCCGTTTTCAACCCGGCTCAGTTCCTGGAATTGCTCAGAGGGAAATCCTTAGCCTTCGTCGGAGATTCTGTGGGTAGAAATCAAATGCAGTCACTGATATGCCTTCTTTCTAGG GTGGAATATCCAATAGATGTTTCATACACAAAGGATGAGAAGTACAAACGCTGGAAATACACATCCTACAACTTCACCATGGCCTCATACTGGACGCCGCATTTGATCAAATCCAAAGAAGAAGACATTCATGGTCCAACCAACACTGGCATTTTCGGTCTATACCTCGACGAATTCGACGAGGCATGGACAACCCAAGTTGAGGACTTTGATTACCTCATTGTTTCCGCAGGGCATTGGTTCATGCGATCCATGGTGTTCCATGAAAATAACAAAATCGCAGGTTGCCACTATTGCCTCCTTGACAATGTGACTGACGTCGGAATGTACTACGGCTACCGAAAGGCGTTTAGGACAGCTTTCAAGGCCATCAACAGCATGAAAAATTTCAAGGGAATAACATACCTTAGGACTTTTGCACCATCACATTTCGAGGGTGGGATGTGGAACAAAGGAGGAGATTGTGTGAGAACGAAGCCGTTTAAGAGCAATGAGACCCAATTGGAGGGTGTGAGTTTGGAGTTTTATATGATTCAGTTAGAGGAGTTTAGGGCAGCTGAGAAGGAAGGGAGAAAGAAGGGGTTGAAATATAGGTTATTGGACACAACACAAGCCATGCTACTAAGGCCGGATGGTCATCCTAGTAGATATGGACATTTGCCAGAAGAAAATGTGACTTTGTATAATGACTGTGTGCATTGGTGCTTGCCAGGACCTATTGATACTTGGAGTGATTTCTTGCTTGAGATGTTGAAGACGGAGGGTATCAGATCTGCTGAGGAGAAGCGGCATTCAAGAGACAGAAGACTGCATTGA